A region from the Neurospora crassa OR74A linkage group V, whole genome shotgun sequence genome encodes:
- the stk-27 gene encoding ubiquinone biosynthesis protein encodes MPAQTSFPSLAALRRLQTLNHVYAPLRRTGTGRITNGWTCASCRSQLSASSASSSSSSSSLSVSLYNSTLARRSFSSSSKRSSDQNSNGSSSSSSSSSSSNGNGKTNNNNNNNNNNGRRTVLLAAGGGAAAAGLLAVGDDVKYTYEAVERTGRVASTLAICVNDYRVTLNAREKIEDPEEKQRLLRECHQRCADRTLEVLEKSGGIFIKLGQHLSAMNYLLPPEWTTTFIPLQDKCPVSSFESIERMFLEDTGTSLWDYFSEFSREPIGAASLAQVHLATIKETGQRVAVKVQHPSLQRWAPLDMRLTSTTFKTLKYFFPEYDLEWLSSEVEISLPKELDFTCEAENARRTSRYFAEFAPSLPLVIPDVLWAKKRLLVMACESGHRLDDLAYMDAYGIDRDEVSATLARIFNEMIFGEGAPLHCDPHGGNIAIRYHDNSNKSKSKSNFDIILYDHGLYRDIPLPLRRSYAKLWLAIIDGDIPKMKRYVHEVAGIGEDKFPLFASAITGRDFINVVSATDSGGVLKPKEASEQKSMSTALQEGLIVDLVQMLGQVPRIILLILKTNDLTRALDESLHTKQGPVRQFLILARYCMRTVFYEQLEEIRGLGSIWSPANLVRLVGAWWGMARVEVKLEVFELWLRVKRTLGLGSGFGMGMGTGEEAQQQVVPVGKKGQKRLEREVEAAAAVSVAAAAAAA; translated from the exons ATGCCAGCCCAGACTTCTTTCCCTTCGCTCGCTGCGCTTAGGCGTCTGCAGACGCTCAACCATGTCTATGCGCCTCTCCGACGAACCGGCACAGGCAGGATAACGAACGGGTGGACGTGCGCAAGCTGTCGCAGCCAACTTTCTGCCTCTTCCGcttcatcgtcttcttcttcttcttcgctttcAGTATCCCTCTATAACTCGACACTTGCCCGACGATCGTTTTCCTCAAGTTCGAAACGATCCAGCGACCAGAATTCGAAcggttcctcctcctcctcctcttcttcctcatcctcgaaCGGCAACGggaaaacaaacaacaacaacaacaacaacaacaacaatggcCGACGAACAGTACTGCTAGCGGCTGGCGGAGGCGCAGCGGCCGCGGGATTGCTGGCGGTTGGAGACGATGTCAAATATACATACGAAGCGGTGGAGAGGACGGGAAGGGTAGCGAGCACGTTGGCGATATGCGTGAACGATTATCGGGTGACGTTGAACGCAAGGGAGAAGATTGAGGATCCGGAGGAGAAGCAGCGGTTGCTGAGGGAGTGTCATCAGCGGTGTGCGGATCGGACGTTGGAGGTGCTGGAGAAGAGTGGTGGAATTTTTATCAAGTTGGGGCAGCATTTG AGCGCAATGaactacctcctccctcccgaATGGACAACAACCTTCATCCCTCTCCAAGACAAATGccccgtctcctccttcgaGTCGATCGAGCGCATGTTCCTCGAAGACACGGGCACCTCGCTATGGGACTACTTTTCCGAATTCTCTCGCGAGCCCATCGGCGCCGCCTCGCTGGCCCAAGTCCATCTAGCCACCATCAAGGAAACCGGCCAGCGCGTCGCCGTCAAAGTCCAACACCCGTCCCTCCAGCGCTGGGCGCCCCTGGACATGCGTCTGACGTCGACCACCTTCAAGACGCTCAAGTACTTCTTCCCCGAATACGACCTCGAATGGCTCTCGTCCGAAGTCGAGATCTCTCTGCCCAAGGAACTCGATTTCACCTGCGAAGCCGAAAACGCCCGCCGCACTTCCCGCTACTTCGCCGAATTCGCTccctccttgcccttggtcaTCCCCGACGTCCTCTGGGCCAAGAAGCGTCTGCTGGTCATGGCGTGCGAATCAGGCCACCGCCTCGACGATCTGGCGTACATGGACGCCTACGGCATCGACCGGGACGAAGTCTCTGCCACGCTGGCACGCATCTTCAACGAGATGATCTTTGGCGAGGGCGCGCCCCTGCATTGCGATCCGCACGGGGGCAACATTGCCATCCGCTACCatgacaacagcaacaagtcCAAATCCAAATCCAACTTTGACATTATCTTGTACGACCACGGCCTCTACCGCGacatcccccttcccctgCGTCGCTCCTACGCCAAACTCTGGCTGGCCATCATCGACGGGGACATCCCCAAGATGAAACGCTACGTGCACGAAGTCGCCGGCATCGGGGAAGACAAGTTCCCTCTTTTTGCTAGTGCCATCACCGGCCGCGACTTTATCAATGTCGTCTCTGCCACCGACAGCGGAGGCGTCCTGAAACCGAAAGAGGCATCGGAACAAAAGTCCATGTCGACGGCACTGCAGGAGGGGCTGATTGTGGATTTGGTGCAGATGTTGGGGCAGGTGCCGAGGATCATCTTGTTGATTCTCAAGACGAACGATTTGACGAGGGCGCTGGATGAGAGTCTGCATACCAAGCAAGGGCCGGTGAGACAGTTTTTGATTTTGGCGCGGTATTGTATGCGTACTGTTTTTTACGAACAACTGGAGGAGATTAGGGGGCTGGGAAGTATTTGGAGCCCGGCGAATCTAGTGAGGCTGGTGGGCGCGTGGTGGGGGATGGCGAGGGTGGAGGTTAAATTGGAGGTGTTTGAGTTGTGGTTGAGGGTCAAGAGGACTTTGGGGCTAGGGTCGGGGTtcgggatggggatgggaaCGGGAGAGGAGGCACAACAAcaggtggtgccggtggggaagaaggggcagaagaggttggagagggaggttgaggctgctgctgctgtttctgttgctgctgctgctgcggctgcgtAG